In the genome of Anabaena cylindrica PCC 7122, the window GCATTTTTATTTAGTTTTTATAGCTGCTTTATGGCTGGAAAGTTATTATCAAGAATCTAGTTTTTTATCCCAGAAATTTCTCATTTCCCCGCAAACACTTAGGTTTAGTCATAAATGTTATTCTATCATCTTCATGGCTACTCTTTATATGCAATTTTTCGGAGGAATTTATGGTTTTACGAGAGATTTAATTATTCCCTATTCTGCTAGTCGTGAAACAAGCCAATACATTCGCAAATCTCAGCTAGATCAGGAATTTATTGTTGCTAGTCGAGATGCAAATATGGCTGCGCTATCAGGTTATCTTAATCGTAAATTTTATTATCCCGAATTGCAAAATATGGGAAGTTTTACTTTATTTAAAACAGGACGTAAAGAAGTTGATCAAGCGGAGATACTAAAACAAACTAGTTCTCTTTTAAATATGCAAAAAAAGCTAAACAAAATTTTGCTAATTTTACATCAGGAATTGAAAATAAAGAAAAATGATTTGAAGATTTTGCCAATTAAGAATTTTAAAAGGGCATGGGTGGATAGTGAAAGATATTATTTATATTGGGTACAGAGAGAGTAACTATTTAGAATAGTTAAGCACCTAAAACCCACATTCTACAGATCCAATCCACTTCTGAATAATTATCACGAAGGATTCAGGGTTGTACAAACTTTTCTCCAAAAATGTTCTTAATAAATAAGATGAATTTCTAATAGGTGTTTTGTGGTTCATCTGAACTAAAATTCTGGAAAGCCTTACCAATAATAGCTTTTGGGGATAATTATTTTTTTACTCTACGCTTCTGCGGAATGTAGGTTAAGAAGCATTTTGCCACCAATTTCGCAGAGGATCATTTTTTGGTGGAACATAATGCCCTTTAATCCTAATTGCATTGAGGACATAACTTAATATTAAAGAATCAGGTTTTTCTACTTCTGACCAATGTTTTATTATTGCTGGGGTTGATAAAATCTGAAGATGGGGAAAATTTTCTTGAAGAAACTTGATAGCCTTGTCGTCATCAGTTGCTACTGCCCATTTTCTATGAACTGCAATAGCAAAGGTTGCAGATTCACCATCATCAAGAACAGCAGCATAGTTAACAAATGATTCTTCCTCTTCTTCTGATTCAAAATCTACAACTTTTAACCAACCCTGTGTAATAGCTGTCTCAAATTCTAACACCGCATCATTTTCTTCTTCCTTGAGACTTTGGAGTGTGTTTAATTCCCGTTCTTGGACAACTGTAGTCACGACAATTTCCGCAGGAAGAGATTTCAAAATTGCTAAAAATTGACCTGATGCACAAAGATTGAGAACACAACAAGCATCAAGAATAATGTGGGAGTGATTAATTTGCATATTTTCCTCACTTCCCAGCAGCTTGGATTTGACGCAAATCAAAATCCGTATCTTCTTCCATCATTCCGCTTGAATATTCCCGTAATGCTTCAGCTATGCGACGGGCTTCTAAACGATCAACATGGAGAAATTCAGCAAAACGCCCTTCCGTAATTAAACCTTGATCCAGTGCTTCAATAGCTAAATGTTGATAGTGCAGAGGCATCATATCAACTCTTTGGGGAATCTGTTCTAAACCTAGTTCTTCCTGTACCTTTCTGACTTTTAAACCTCTATCTCGCAATTTCTCCCAAGTTCCAGAAGGTAGAAGTTCCATTTCTTCTAACCGATAAACTAGGGCTTCTATGGACACACCATAATAATGCGCTAGTGTAAATAGATTGGTGGGTGTGAACTTGCCATGAGTACGGTACATATCATTAAACCGCTTCAGCAATCCACTGGTAGGCATGAGGAAATATTTGGGGAAAGTTTCTGCTAATTGCTCACTTTCAGGAAATCGCTGATATTGACCATCAAAATGGAATTCTGGTTTTTGCCGATGTGCTAAAAAATGAAGGTATCCATGCGCCATTGACCAGCGTCGGCGTTCCTCTGGATGATTGGCATTGATAGCCATACAACCGCCAACTTCTTCGTTATAGCTGTACACTTCTGAATATTTTTGCGGCATCTGCAAATAGAAGATCCGTAAACCCACATCTTGTTCTAGGATGTCCCGCAGTTGGAAAATAGGTGCATCACCTAAACCCAGGCGTTGACGTTCTGCTACTGCTATACTCTCCGCAGCAGATTTAATGGGCATATCAGTTATTTGATACTCAAGAGGATAGTTACGCGGGATTGGCGCTTTCATAATCTGCTCAAGTTCTAGGTAATTTTGACATAATTCCTCTAAATGCAGGATAAATGGTTCAATTTCTGCCTGTTGTTCTTGACTGCGTTGATAAACTGCCCGAAACTGTACTTCAAAAGGTTGGACAATTGGACGTTGCCGAACAAAGTCACTTACAGAACGTCCGTAAGCACGAGCAAGTTTAATCAGTTCATTGGCTTTAAGACGGCGTTCTCCTTTTTCAATAGCGATCATGGTGGTGCGTGCAGCATCAATAATTTTGGCTGCATCAACTTGAGTCATGCCGCATTTTTTACGTGCTTGTTGGAGAAGTTCACCTAATGTCCGCAGATCAATGTTATCCAGGATGTTGGTAGTCATGATATTTTTCCTCAACTTTGTTGAGATGAAAGCATCTAACAATGTCAGACATTAATAACTTTATTATAAATGTAATGTCAGGTTATCAGTAATGGATTTTATATCATTAACCACCTGTACCCTATGGTTTCCCAGGCTCAGGTTAGGTTAATATTTCTTCGATTAGTTTAAATACATCTATAAAACTCTCAAAGTCTTCTCGTGTACCATAATTACAGAACCAATCGCAAAGATTTTTCTTCTCATCTTTATTAACTTCCCATGTTTCGGGAACAGTTACTTGTTGCCCTCTCTCAGTTTTTGTATGTTCTCGCGTTATATCAATGAAAGCTGATTTTTCTTTTAAGGCTTTTTCTAAAGATTCTCTCTTAAAAAGATTTTCAATACCTTTCTTTATAGGATTGGCATCTACAAAAGGTATAATTCTACGAAAAACAGTCTTTTTTTCTTCGTGATTTTTTTTAGTATCACAATCATAAAGTAAAATAATTTTTTGGGGTGTAATTGCCGTACATTTAGGATTATTCCAAAAGTTGTCCATGTTTTTATATCCATCGAAATCTTTTAAATTTAATTTTTCCAAAAACTCTTTTTTTCCAAGAAATTCAGCCGCTTTTTTTAAATATCTAATATCTAAAGTACCTTCTCCAAAGACAATTGGTCTATGTGATCTCTCAATTTCCGCCCGTATATCTTCATCATATTTTTTTGTGAACTTTAAAAAAGAATAAGCTTTTTCAAATTCGCTAAATTGCTCCGAGCTAATTTCAATACCTTTTGGTAATTCAATAATTCTAAAACCATCACTTCCTAATTTTTCCTCAAGTCCAAGTATAAATAAAGGAGAATGTGAAGTAATAATGAACTGAATCCCCGGAAATAGGCTTATAAGTTCTGGAAGAATATTTCTTTGATGCAATGAATGAAGATGTATGTCAATCTCATCAATAAGAACTAATCCACGAATTTTATCAAGACTCTCAAATTTAGTTAAAGGGCATAAGTCATAATCACGCAATATTGTTAGAAAGAGATTGAGAAGTGCTGTTTCTCCAGTAGAAAGCTGGAATATGTTTGGTACTAATTGTTTCTCATCATATATCAACTCAACATTTCGGAAATTTCTCTTTCCCATACCAAATCTGAGATCACCTTCTTTTTGAAAAAGCTTTTTTAAAACTAGCAAAACTGAATTATATATATTTGTACTTTCTCCATTATATCCTGTAAAAACTGAAAATGTATGTTGAATAGATTGAACAGGAAGTTGTAAATTTAAAACATTAAGCTCTAATACACTTCTATCATAAAGAATATCAAGCAACCAATTTTTGTTAATATTTAGTGGCGAGTAATTGATGATTTTTCGATTTAAGAATCCTTGTATATGTATAATATCTGAAAAACTAGCCTTAGAATTTAAATGATCCCAATTTAGCCATGCAGGCTCCTCAAATCTATTCGCTGGAAAGTAAAGCAAGCAGTTTCTATTATAAAGGTCTTCTAGTTTTTTGATTTCTCTGTTAAAATTAGCATATAAAAAACTACTTTCGTTTTCAGGTATCTGATTCCATTCTTTATGAATTGGAGTTATTCCATAAATCTCTTCAAGTTCTTTTTTTGTTCGATTAAGTTGCCATTCAAAACAAGTGAACTCTTCTTCAAATTCTATTTTTCCGAAAGAATATGTTGAGCCAACTTTGATATAACTTGGACTACGTTTTTTATAGACTTTACCTTTTTCAACCTCACAATTATCAAAAAGTTCCTGTTGAGTAAATAGAAGCGCATTAACAATATAGGAAAGAAAAATACTTTTTCCTGACCCATTTTCACCTACAATAATCACAGGTTTTGGCTGAGAATTTTCATTGAATGGTAACTCAATCTCTAAGCTGTCTATAGGACCAACATTTTCAAGCAGGACTTTCTTCAAGTACATATCTTTACTCTGATAAATAGTATTTTTACTAATTAATTAGAGTAACATTTTTTTTGGTTTTTTATACAAATATTTTTCCTTTTTACCAGTTATCACGCAAAATTATCCATGTATCAATGGCTAATGATTCAAAAATCTTTGTAACATATTTGTTGGATTTAGATGCCATATTTTATTAAATTTGATGACTGATTTTACGTAATATTTTGGTTACAAAGGTAGATATAAAACCAAATTAGCTAAATCTTCTGACTCACTGGCTTTAGTACGGATATGCTCATCCATATATAAAGCAATAGTCATTTAATTAATCCCTGAGCGCGTAGTTTTTTCGCTATAGGAGATTCACCAGCTTGCTGTTTTAATTGTTCAGCATATTGCTCTCGTTGCTGAATATCTGCATCTAATTCTGATTGATGATCCCAGTAATAAGCTAAGGCTGAATGAATTTGACTCAGAGTTAAATAAGGATGTTGAAAATGCAGTTCTTCTGGACTCCAACCATGAGCAAGATAACCCGTAACTAATTCAATCACTTTCATTGTCGTTCCTGCGATGATCGGAACATGGAACTCGTTGAGTTCTATGTATTTATATTCTGTAGATGTAAGGTTCATAATTTATCTGCTGTTACTTTGGGTTACTAAATATTTTAATCAATTTAATTTACTATTTCTTCTATTTCTCGCAAATAATCGGGTTTAGGTGTGAGTTCTCTCACCAATGCAGCATCCGCAGTCCAAAACTCAGCCGATGTCATTTCAGAACAAGCAAGAAAAGCTGCATCATAAAGGGTAGATAAACCGTATTTTGCGGCAATTTCCCAACTTCTAACCCTAATTGTTTCTTCTTCAATGTAATCAATGGGAAGTTCGCAGAAGTCCTCAAAAAAACCTTGTGCTTCTTCTTTGGTAATGACTCCTATCCGGGCTTTTTTCCTTAGTACAGATCCAACTTCCGCCCAAGCAAAAGCGGGAGCTACTAAGTGTATATTTAAGCTCAATGCTTCTGTTACTAGAGTTCTGGCTTGGAATTGGTAAACTTCTGGGACAAGGTAAGGAATCCAAACACTGGTATCTATGCACAAAACTCTAGTCATGCCGTCCCTCACCCTCTCTGAGACTGCGAATCATATCTATAGAGGTTGGTTGTATGCCGGTTCTGGCTTCGATAGTTTCGCTGCGGGCAATAATTCGCTGATGTGCAGCCCATCCTCTTCTACGTCTTACCTCACGTTCCACAGCCTCAACGATTAAATCATTAAAAGATTCCCTACCTTCCTTTAGTTTCCTGGCTTTGGCAAGTAGTTCAGAAGGAAAACGGATTGTTAAAGCTTCGCGTTCCATAACATTCGTTGCAACCAATTAATGATATCACTTATTGTAACTACTTTATTGCTGTTATTGTTCACGCAAAATAGCAAATCACAACTCTTAGAGTTCTCCAATTAAAAAAATATCCCAAAATTTCTTGTGGTGCGGGCATCTTTGCCCGCTAATAATATAAGGACGGGCAAGATGCCCATCCCACAAGATTGGATCATCTTTTTTGTGGAGTTCTCTTAGAGGGTGTTTGAAAAGTTGGAAAAGGTATAATTTGTCATTCTGAGTGGAACAAAGTGGAACGAAGAATCTAGGGTTTGAACGATTACTCGGAGATGCTTCACTACGCTGCGCTACGTTCAGCATGACTTTTCAAACATCCTCTTACACTCATTTCTCTGCGTCTTCTGTGCCTCTGCGGTTTGTTTTTCCTTCTTCACACTAGAATTTCATGACTACACTAGAGGAATAGCAAAACCTGC includes:
- a CDS encoding ImmA/IrrE family metallo-endopeptidase — its product is MTTNILDNIDLRTLGELLQQARKKCGMTQVDAAKIIDAARTTMIAIEKGERRLKANELIKLARAYGRSVSDFVRQRPIVQPFEVQFRAVYQRSQEQQAEIEPFILHLEELCQNYLELEQIMKAPIPRNYPLEYQITDMPIKSAAESIAVAERQRLGLGDAPIFQLRDILEQDVGLRIFYLQMPQKYSEVYSYNEEVGGCMAINANHPEERRRWSMAHGYLHFLAHRQKPEFHFDGQYQRFPESEQLAETFPKYFLMPTSGLLKRFNDMYRTHGKFTPTNLFTLAHYYGVSIEALVYRLEEMELLPSGTWEKLRDRGLKVRKVQEELGLEQIPQRVDMMPLHYQHLAIEALDQGLITEGRFAEFLHVDRLEARRIAEALREYSSGMMEEDTDFDLRQIQAAGK
- a CDS encoding AAA family ATPase, with translation MYLKKVLLENVGPIDSLEIELPFNENSQPKPVIIVGENGSGKSIFLSYIVNALLFTQQELFDNCEVEKGKVYKKRSPSYIKVGSTYSFGKIEFEEEFTCFEWQLNRTKKELEEIYGITPIHKEWNQIPENESSFLYANFNREIKKLEDLYNRNCLLYFPANRFEEPAWLNWDHLNSKASFSDIIHIQGFLNRKIINYSPLNINKNWLLDILYDRSVLELNVLNLQLPVQSIQHTFSVFTGYNGESTNIYNSVLLVLKKLFQKEGDLRFGMGKRNFRNVELIYDEKQLVPNIFQLSTGETALLNLFLTILRDYDLCPLTKFESLDKIRGLVLIDEIDIHLHSLHQRNILPELISLFPGIQFIITSHSPLFILGLEEKLGSDGFRIIELPKGIEISSEQFSEFEKAYSFLKFTKKYDEDIRAEIERSHRPIVFGEGTLDIRYLKKAAEFLGKKEFLEKLNLKDFDGYKNMDNFWNNPKCTAITPQKIILLYDCDTKKNHEEKKTVFRRIIPFVDANPIKKGIENLFKRESLEKALKEKSAFIDITREHTKTERGQQVTVPETWEVNKDEKKNLCDWFCNYGTREDFESFIDVFKLIEEILT
- a CDS encoding DUF433 domain-containing protein; amino-acid sequence: MNLTSTEYKYIELNEFHVPIIAGTTMKVIELVTGYLAHGWSPEELHFQHPYLTLSQIHSALAYYWDHQSELDADIQQREQYAEQLKQQAGESPIAKKLRAQGLIK
- a CDS encoding type II toxin-antitoxin system VapC family toxin, which produces MTRVLCIDTSVWIPYLVPEVYQFQARTLVTEALSLNIHLVAPAFAWAEVGSVLRKKARIGVITKEEAQGFFEDFCELPIDYIEEETIRVRSWEIAAKYGLSTLYDAAFLACSEMTSAEFWTADAALVRELTPKPDYLREIEEIVN
- a CDS encoding YlcI/YnfO family protein, whose product is MEREALTIRFPSELLAKARKLKEGRESFNDLIVEAVEREVRRRRGWAAHQRIIARSETIEARTGIQPTSIDMIRSLREGEGRHD